The following proteins are co-located in the Cottoperca gobio unplaced genomic scaffold, fCotGob3.1 fCotGob3_220arrow_ctg1, whole genome shotgun sequence genome:
- the LOC115004914 gene encoding LOW QUALITY PROTEIN: tripartite motif-containing protein 16-like (The sequence of the model RefSeq protein was modified relative to this genomic sequence to represent the inferred CDS: deleted 2 bases in 1 codon), which yields MAQKGVQLDRETLSCSICLDLLKDPVTTPCGHSYCKNCIQSFWDGEDEKRSHSCPQCRQTFTPRPVLLKNTMLAAVVEELKKTGLQAAPADHCYAGPEDVGCDVCTGRKLKAFKSCVQCVASYCEKHLQPHHDVAPLKKHKLVEPSQKLQENMCSRHDEVMKMFCRTDQQCICYLCSLEEHKGHDTVSAAAERTERQRELEGSRLNIQQRIQDGEKDVKLLQQEVEVINRSADRAVEDSEKMFTQLIRLMQKRSSDVKQQLRSQQESEVSRVKELQEKLEQEITELKRKDADLKQLAHTEDHNQFLHNYPSLSPLSESTLSSSINIPLRYFEEVTAAVSQVTDELQDVLREKWTNISQTGTEVDVSLSAEPKTRAGFLKYSRDITLDPNTAHTQLLLSEGGRKVTVMSQHQSYSRHTDRFTWCLQVLSRESLTGRSYWEVERSGGVYVAVAYKNISRAGGGECGFGCNDKSWMLYCDDDSYIFYHNKVDTPVSGPASSRLGVYLDHRAGVLSFYSVSDTMTLLHRVHHTFSQPLYAGVSLYYYSPGATAEFCKLK from the exons atggcgcagaaaggagttcagctgGACCGCGAAACCTTGTcttgttccatctgtctggatctactgaaggatccggtgacgactccctgtggacacagctactgcaagaactgtattcaaagcttctgggatggagaggacgagaagagaagccacagctgccctcagtgcaggcagaccttcacaccgaggcctgtcctgctgaagaacaccatgttagcagctgtagtggaggagctgaagaagactggactccaagctgctcctgctgatcactgctatgctggacctgaagatgtgggatgtgatgtctgcactgggagaaaactgaaagccttcaagtcctgtgtgcagtgtgtggcctcttactgtgagaaacacctccagcCTCATCATGATGTggctccattaaagaaacacaagctggtggagccctcccagaagctccaggagaacatgtgctctcgtcacgatgaggtgatgaagatgttctgccgtactgatcagcagtgtatctgttatctctgctctctggaggaacataaaggccacgacacagtctcagctgcagcagaaaggactgagaggcagagagagctcgaggggagtcgactaaacatccagcagagaatccaggatggagagaaagatgtgaagctgcttcagcaggaggtggaggtcatcaatcgctctgctgacagagcagtggaggacagtgagaagatgttcactcagctgatccgtctcatgcagaaaagaagctctgatgtgaagcagcagctcagatcgcagcaggaaagtgaagtgagtcgagtcaaagagcttcaggagaagctggagcaggagatcactgagctgaagaggaaagacgctgatctgaagcagctcgcacacacagaggaccacaaccagtttctacacaactacccctcactgtccccactcagtgagtctacactctcctccagcatcaacatccctctcagatactttgaggaagtgacagcggctgtgtcacaagtcacagatgaactccaggacgttctgagagagaagtggacaaacatctcacagactgggactgaagtggatgtttcactgtcagcagagcccaagaccagagctggattcttaaagtattcacgtgacatcacactggatccaaacacagcacacacacagctgttattaTCTGAGGGGGGCAGAAAAGTGACAGTAATGAGTCAACATCAGTCTTATTCtcgtcacacagacagattcacaTGGTGTCTTCAGGtgctgagtagagagagtctgactggacgtagttactgggaggtggagcgGAGCGGGGGAGTTTATGTAGCAGTCGcatacaagaacatcagcagagcaggg gggggtgaatgtGGATTTGGATGTAATGATAAATCCTGGATGTTATATTGTGACGATGAcagttatatattttatcacaACAAAGTCGACACTCCCGTCTCAGGTCCTGCGTCCTCCAGACTCGGagtgtacctggatcacagagcaggtgttctgtccttctacagcgtctctgacaccatgactctcctgcacagagtccaccacacattctctcagccgctctacgctggagttagtttatattattattctccTGGAGCCACTGCTGAgttctgtaaactcaagtag